A window of Roseburia hominis A2-183 genomic DNA:
ACGCGGAATCCGGCGCTGCATTGTGCCGCGGGCGAATCGAAAAGAGGCGGCGCTTGTTTCCGGGATGCTTGTCTGCGGTGTGGAAAATATCGGGGAGGTCATGCGGCTTCTTGAGGATGCGTCGTGGGAGAAGTACGCCGCAGAGGAATATAATATAGAAGAAACACAGCCCGCAGTGCTTCCTGATTTTTCGGAGATCCACGGACAGCGGCTGATGAAGCGGGCGTGTGAAGTTGCGGTAACCGGAATGCACAATCTGCTGTTTGTGGGACCGCCGGGTGCGGGCAAGACCATGGTGGCATCGCGTATCCCGTCCATTCTGCCGCCGCTTGCGGAGGCGGAGCGCATGGAGTTATCCAAAATCTACAGTGTAAAAGGAATGCTTGCCGGGGAGAACGGTCTGCTTACGCAGCGCCCGTTCCGGGCGCCGCATCACACCGTGAGTGTGCAGGGGCTTACGGGCGGCGGAAGAATCCCGCAGCCGGGGGAGATCTCACTGGCACATAAGGGCGTGCTGTTTCTGGATGAACTTCCGGAATTCGCCAGGGAGACGGTTGAGGCGCTGCGCCAGCCGCTGGAAGAGGGGGCGGTTCATCTGGTGCGTCTTGGCGGAAGTTATGTCTATCCGGCAGATTTTATGCTGGTGGCGGCGATGAATCCGTGCCCGTGCGGCTATTATCCCGATATGCAGAAATGCAGGTGTACGCAGACGGCGATCCACCGGTACTTAGAGAGGATCAGCCAGCCGATCTTAGACCGGATTGACATTTGTGTGGAGGCGCCGGCGCTGACATTCGGGGAATTAACCGGACAGCAAAAAGAGGAGACATCGGCGGCAATTCAGAAGCGCGTGGCGGTGGCACAGGACATTCAACGGGAGCGCTACCGGAAGGAAGGATTTTCGTACAACAGCCAGATACCTGCCACGAAGATCCGGGAGTATTGTGCTCTTGACAAGAAGCAGGAGCAGTATATGGAAGAGATCTACGGAAAGCTGCAGCTCACCGCCAGATCTTACCATAAGCTTCTGCGGGTGGCACGCACGCTGGCGGATATGGACGGCGGAGACCGGATTTGCGACCGGCATCTGGAGGAGGCAATCTGCTACAGAAGCTTTGACAGAAAGTTCTGGGAGAGGTGAAGAGATGAATTATGCGTATTGGTTTGCAAATATTCCCGGACTCTCCAACTGTGCGAAAATCAGTATCCATGAAAAGGTCGGGAATGCACAGGATATCTATTTTCTTAGCGAAAAGCAGATGGAAAATCTGCAATTATTGGCAAAAGAAATACAGGCGGTCCGGGCTGCGCAAAAGACGGACATGGAGGAAGCGTACGCTAAGATGTGTGAATCCGGGATCTCGTTTGTGTCGCTGGAGGATGCATCTTATCCAAAGAGGCTCCGCCATATCGCAAATCCGCCGTACGGACTGTATGTAAAGGGATGCCTCCCGCAGGGAGAGACCGTTGCGATTGTCGGTGCGAGAATGTGCTCCGAATACGGGCGGACGGTTGCAAGGGAGCTCGGGAGAATGCTTGCGGCGCGCGGCGTCGGTGTTGTGAGCGGAATGGCGCGCGGCATCGATGCTGCGGGGCATCAGGGAGCGCTTGACGTGGGCGGAATCAGCTGCGCCGTCTTAGGGTGCGGCGTGGATGTCTGCTATCCGAAGAGCAGCCGGGTGCTGTATGAGGAGATTCTGGAACGGGGCTCGGTTGTCTCGGAGTATCCGCCCGGCACGCAGCCGATTCCGGGATATTTTCCGCAGCGCAACCGCATCATATCAGGGCTTGTCCGGGCGGTTGTTGTGGTGGAGGCAAAGCAGCGGAGCGGATCGCTGATCACGGCGGATTTTGCGCTGGAGCAGGGGAGGGATGTCTATGCCATTCCGGGCAGGATTACAGATGCCTTGTCGGCGGGATGCAACAGCTTAATCCGGCAGGGAGCGGGGGCAGTTTCCGATCTCGAATCGTTTATACAGGAGCTTGCGCCGGATCCCGGAGCGGGCGGGGAGACATGCACCTTTGAAAAATTATTACTTGAAAAAGAAGAACGCTTGGTGTATAGTTGTGTAGATTTACGACCGAAAAGTATGGAAGAACTTCTGGAGGAGACAGACCTGTCTGTGCCCGAACTGGCGCAGATTCTGGGGATTCTTCTGAAAAAGGGGTTTGTTACGGAAGCATTTAAGAATTGTTATATCAGACGGATTTGAGAAATCAGCATAAAGGAGATGTATGAATGGCTAAGTACCTTGTTATTGTCGAGTCACCCGCTAAGGTAAAAACAATTAAAAAGTTTCTTGGAAAAAATTATGAGGTAGTTGCCTCAAACGGGCATGTGCGGGATCTCCCGAAGAGCCAGATGGGAATCGATGTCGAGCATGATTATGAACCGAAGTATATCACGATCCGTGGAAAGGGAGATATCCTTGCCAAGCTTCGTAAAGAAGTGAAAAAGGCAGACAAAGTGTATCTCGCAACCGACCCCGACCGTGAGGGAGAGGCAATATCATGGCACTTAAGCCAGGCGTTAAAGCTGGACGGCAAGAATGTGCGGAGAATCAGCTTCAATGAGATTACGCAGAACGCGGTCAAGGCGTCCTTAAAGCAGCCGCGCGATATCGATATGAATCTTGTCAACGCACAGCAGACCAGACGTATTCTGGACCGTATTGTGGGTTACAAGATCAGCCCGCTTCTGTGGGCAAAAGTAAAGCGTGGGCTGAGCGCCGGAAGAGTACAGTCGGTAGCACTGCGCATCATCTGCGACCGCGAGGACGAGATCAATGCATTCATTCCGGAAGAATACTGGACGCTGGATGCAAAGCTCAAGGCGGACGGCGAAAAGAAGCCGTTGACAGCAAAGTTCCACGGGGACGAGAACGGAAAACTGGCGATTACCTGCCGCGAGGAGGCGGACCGTATCATGGACGAGATCCGCGGAGAGCGGTTTGAAGTCCTGGAAGTGAAAAAGGGTGAGCGCGTGAAGAAAGCGCCGCTGCCGTTTACGACCAGTACCTTACAGCAGGAGGCATCCAAGACATTGAATTTCCCGATCTCCAAGACGATGCGTATTGCCCAGCAGCTCTATGAGGGCGTTGACGTCAAGGGACAGGGAACGGTCGGTCTGATCACCTACCTGCGTACGGATTCCGTCCGTATTTCGGATGAGGCGGATGCGGATGCGAGAGCGTATATCGCACAGAATTACGGGGAAGAATTCGTAGCGACACAGACCGTTACCCAGAAGGGCGGCGCCAAGATCCAGGACGCGCATGAGGCGATTCGTCCTTCCGACATTGCGAGAACACCGGCGGTGGTCAAGGAATCTCTTTCCAGAGACCAGTTCCGCCTCTATCAGCTGATCTGGAAGCGTTTTGCCGCAAGCAGAATGGCTTCTGCGGTATATGAGACGACGAACGTGAAGATCGGTGCCGGAAAGTACCGCTTTGGTGTCGCGGCATCAAAGGTCTCCTTTGAGGGATTTATGTCTGTGTACACGAGCGAGGACGACGAGAAGGACACGAACAATGTTCTGCTGAAAGGAATCGATGAGGATACGAAGCTTACGCTGGACACCTTCGATGAGAAGCAGCATTTTACACAGCCGCCGGCGCATTACACGGAGGCGTCCTTAGTCAAGACGCTGGAGGAGCTGGGAATCGGACGTCCGAGTACCTACTCGCCGACGATCACGACGCTGCTTGGCAGACGTTACATTGTCAAGGAAGCGAAGAATCTGTATGTGACGGAGCTGGGAGAGGTGGTCAACCAGATTATGAAGGAATCCTTCCCGAGCATCGTGGATGAGCATTTTACCGCCAATATGGAGTCGCTGCTCGACAGCATCGGAGAGGGCGCTGTGAACTGGAAGACGGTTGTGCGGAATTTCTATCCGGATCTGGAAGCCGCGGTGGAAGTGGCGGAGAAGGAGCTACAGAAAGTCAAGATCGAGGACGAGGTCA
This region includes:
- a CDS encoding YifB family Mg chelatase-like AAA ATPase yields the protein MYSRVATATIRGIQSVPVCVEADVSDGMPVFEMVGFLASEVKEARERVRTALRNVGCALPPRRITVNFMPADIRKSGAGFDLPIAVAVLAAMGRLPHAVLDDVLIVGEIGLNGVVQPVHGVLPMVAEAKERGIRRCIVPRANRKEAALVSGMLVCGVENIGEVMRLLEDASWEKYAAEEYNIEETQPAVLPDFSEIHGQRLMKRACEVAVTGMHNLLFVGPPGAGKTMVASRIPSILPPLAEAERMELSKIYSVKGMLAGENGLLTQRPFRAPHHTVSVQGLTGGGRIPQPGEISLAHKGVLFLDELPEFARETVEALRQPLEEGAVHLVRLGGSYVYPADFMLVAAMNPCPCGYYPDMQKCRCTQTAIHRYLERISQPILDRIDICVEAPALTFGELTGQQKEETSAAIQKRVAVAQDIQRERYRKEGFSYNSQIPATKIREYCALDKKQEQYMEEIYGKLQLTARSYHKLLRVARTLADMDGGDRICDRHLEEAICYRSFDRKFWER
- the dprA gene encoding DNA-processing protein DprA gives rise to the protein MNYAYWFANIPGLSNCAKISIHEKVGNAQDIYFLSEKQMENLQLLAKEIQAVRAAQKTDMEEAYAKMCESGISFVSLEDASYPKRLRHIANPPYGLYVKGCLPQGETVAIVGARMCSEYGRTVARELGRMLAARGVGVVSGMARGIDAAGHQGALDVGGISCAVLGCGVDVCYPKSSRVLYEEILERGSVVSEYPPGTQPIPGYFPQRNRIISGLVRAVVVVEAKQRSGSLITADFALEQGRDVYAIPGRITDALSAGCNSLIRQGAGAVSDLESFIQELAPDPGAGGETCTFEKLLLEKEERLVYSCVDLRPKSMEELLEETDLSVPELAQILGILLKKGFVTEAFKNCYIRRI
- the topA gene encoding type I DNA topoisomerase, whose amino-acid sequence is MAKYLVIVESPAKVKTIKKFLGKNYEVVASNGHVRDLPKSQMGIDVEHDYEPKYITIRGKGDILAKLRKEVKKADKVYLATDPDREGEAISWHLSQALKLDGKNVRRISFNEITQNAVKASLKQPRDIDMNLVNAQQTRRILDRIVGYKISPLLWAKVKRGLSAGRVQSVALRIICDREDEINAFIPEEYWTLDAKLKADGEKKPLTAKFHGDENGKLAITCREEADRIMDEIRGERFEVLEVKKGERVKKAPLPFTTSTLQQEASKTLNFPISKTMRIAQQLYEGVDVKGQGTVGLITYLRTDSVRISDEADADARAYIAQNYGEEFVATQTVTQKGGAKIQDAHEAIRPSDIARTPAVVKESLSRDQFRLYQLIWKRFAASRMASAVYETTNVKIGAGKYRFGVAASKVSFEGFMSVYTSEDDEKDTNNVLLKGIDEDTKLTLDTFDEKQHFTQPPAHYTEASLVKTLEELGIGRPSTYSPTITTLLGRRYIVKEAKNLYVTELGEVVNQIMKESFPSIVDEHFTANMESLLDSIGEGAVNWKTVVRNFYPDLEAAVEVAEKELQKVKIEDEVTDVVCDQCGRNMVVKYGPHGKFLACPGFPECRNTKPYLEKIGVPCPKCGKDVVLRKTKKGRKYFGCENNPECDFMSWSRPVAEKCPKCGGYMVVKGNKIACADAGCGYTRDRKADEDTK